The stretch of DNA GTCCTTTGCCACGAGGTGAATGACTGTGCAGGGCGTGGGCAAAAAGCTCCTTACCAGTACCGCTTTCCCCTGTAATCAGCACCGTGGATGGTCCTCTGGCCACCCGCCGCACAATATCCTTGAGCTGGCCAATGGATTTACCTGTGCCGATAATTTCTTTTAGCGTGTAATGTACACCCGATAAGTTTGGCTTCGTTTTATCTTGCATGCTTCGGTTAGCCAAAGCCGCCAGCTTATCCAGGTCCTGATAAACCACTTTACTTACAGCGCCTTCCACTTTACCGCCAGTAACCACCGGATAGCGGCTAAACAGCACTTTTTTATTACCGATGCGCATGATTTTGCTTTGCTGAGCATTACCGTTAATCTTCATTAAATGAATATCGGCCTCAGGAATTATTTCCGTTATATGTTTATTTATAATATTCTTTGGTTCCCGGTTTAGTAATTTAGCCATAGCATGATTGATAAAATTTATATAGCCTTCACTGTTAATAGAAATATACCCTTCATTGGTATTATTAAATATTGACTCCAAAGCGTTTTTTTGATCGGTTACCTGTTTAAGCTCTTTAGCCAAATAGTGCAATTCGGTAATCTCCTGAATTACCCCAATGGCTCCCACAATGCTGTTACCTTGAACTATGGGAGTTCTGTTCGCAACATAAAGGGCATTACCCAGCACGAATTTTCTTCCAATGTGTGCTTTGCCAGTTTTCAAAACTTTTATTAATCCGGTATATGGAATAATTTCCGCTACCAACTTGCCCATAACCTGGTTATTGGTTAATCCGAACAATTTTTCACATGCCTGATTAAACAAAGTAATACGTCCACGATTATCAACTGCTATAATCGGGTTGGCAATACTACCAATAATATGGTTGTCATCCTTTACCGGCAATTGTTTCTTTAAACTGTTTTGCAGAGCCATACTTCCACCCCCTTGTCGCAAATGTTTGACAATTAAAAAAATTCAACAAAAAAAAATAAATTCCTTCCTACAGCTCAAAATTATAAATTTCCAATTTATGAATGCTTATGGTTCTTATGAACATGGTTTGCATGGCAGGAACATCCTGATCCATAGGCGGTTGTGGCGGTTTGTGTAATTTGTACCAGATTATCAATACCAGTATCATTTCTCAACAATTCTTGATCATCTTTATTCTTTAACAAAA from Desulfoscipio gibsoniae DSM 7213 encodes:
- a CDS encoding sigma-54-dependent Fis family transcriptional regulator; its protein translation is MALQNSLKKQLPVKDDNHIIGSIANPIIAVDNRGRITLFNQACEKLFGLTNNQVMGKLVAEIIPYTGLIKVLKTGKAHIGRKFVLGNALYVANRTPIVQGNSIVGAIGVIQEITELHYLAKELKQVTDQKNALESIFNNTNEGYISINSEGYINFINHAMAKLLNREPKNIINKHITEIIPEADIHLMKINGNAQQSKIMRIGNKKVLFSRYPVVTGGKVEGAVSKVVYQDLDKLAALANRSMQDKTKPNLSGVHYTLKEIIGTGKSIGQLKDIVRRVARGPSTVLITGESGTGKELFAHALHSHSPRGKGPYIKVNCAAVPENLLESELFGYYEGAFTGAKKGGQIGKFELAHGGTIFLDEIGDMPLTMQAKMLRVLQEKEIERLGGRSTKKVDVRVIAATNRDLTEMIENGEFRQDLYYRLNVVNINIPALRERREDIGALVSHFIEKFNHSFNLQVTGCSEDVTNIFLGYHWPGNVREMENIIERAFNLVDGKVIELEHLPHYLLKQKEKYRQPLIEKALPALLENVEREALLEALGKTGGNKLQAAKLLGISRAWLYKKIKQYQIEL